In a genomic window of Magnolia sinica isolate HGM2019 chromosome 14, MsV1, whole genome shotgun sequence:
- the LOC131225749 gene encoding glutaredoxin-C1-like: MERVLALASQHPVLIFSMSTCCMCHAIKTLFFELGVNPTIHEIDEDPNGREMERVLLRLLGRSPPVPLVFIGGQLVGPIDRVMSLHLGGSLVPLLKEVGALH; this comes from the coding sequence ATGGagagagtgttggcattggccTCCCAACACCCAGTGCTAATTTTCAGCATGAGCACTTGTTGTATGTGTCATGCTATCAAGACGCTCTTCTTTGAGCTTGGAGTGAACCCGACGATCCATGAGATCGATGAAGACCCCAACGGAAGGGAAATGGAGAGGGTGTTGCTCAGGCTGTTGGGCCGTAGCCCACCTGTTCCTCTCGTTTTCATAGGCGGTCAGCTGGTGGGCCCTATCGATAGGGTCATGTCTCTTCACCTCGGTGGCTCTTTAGTCCCGCTTCTCAAAGAAGTAGGAGCTCTGCATtaa